A window of the Motacilla alba alba isolate MOTALB_02 chromosome 17, Motacilla_alba_V1.0_pri, whole genome shotgun sequence genome harbors these coding sequences:
- the MAMDC4 gene encoding apical endosomal glycoprotein isoform X4, whose amino-acid sequence MAAGRQAMLALLVLLARIVLPTGSVVVNSCSSAAEQLCNFVCDCSDCSDENQCGYLRGSAVLGTPFTCDFEDSDCGWQDVGTSMYRWVRRRASLAMWGMGPHSDHTMGTDLGWFLVTMSPPAKTAATAWLRSPEMQEAAATCEIRTWYHLSGSCESTQGLNQTERPVLRLAVAHKDEVVELWQSPERSSEGWHQLVAYPGRIMEQFQLIFSLTQPPTCGAEVALDDIMFKNCGLPATARNDAAVLTMSLWDHPSGDMRPLTSEVGQQACGAQESRCHRGSCLAQRRFCDGTDDCGDNSDEGTAQCKNFTRCSFDYDLCGWETVARPPVWGRNTSLNLGTSYSIPTRDHSNNSRAGFFLHVSSDPTAQAGGTAQLSSPTFQATNSCSLMLYCHLHGSATNNLSISYVTNSTKHLMRERTGDLGSCWVRERVDFSVTIPFKMLIEGVAGSGGTVAIDDLILSQGCVKEQEKPLVTLPSQARAGLCAADEVACDSGDCIAAELACDFADTCADGSDEKHCGTTTFESGAGGWHDVSVGQLRWGLQKVTESDIFLTGTFLALQIGEGQMVGPAKARSPLLGPSGPACTMEMSYHIHSDPQGFLAISVTDHTTGTTQLVWQTQGRGSTTGGRVRVPLGERSRPFQVELLALVDLQGSASVSVDNVTFEQCYLDVASPTAAELSCNFERGMCGWYQDLSSDFKWVHSTGQGQGSDHTTGSGYFLSVDSSVPWSHGQRAQLLTSHQEPAAAPRCISFWYRLAGPQIGTLNLKLWPEGGEEVVLWTRRGTQGSIWHRAWATLPSTGQQRYQVAFEMLHDGFLGDVGLDDITQTAGPCGAKLSCSFEVEGCGLAASGKGTWQRQSNGTGATAGPVADHTTGTAAGHYMVVNTGRVSLPAGHTAALTSQPYQPSMSAQCLAFWYQLSAGTPGSLRVFVEQSRVRRKVLSMSTMEGSNWHRSHVTVQPDGDWQVVFEAVGAGGDHGYIALDDLHVSEGACPKPASCDFEQDTCGWSSPSDPRLHSFAWGWKSGITLAKYPGPEQDHTLGTRNGHYMHFDTSVLGARGTSALLESPPLPAATDSCLRFWYHMDIPEHLSSGELRVTLLSTAGQRTVWSVAGHRSQGWQGAVVLVQSPSEFQISFEITTRRWPMEGTVALDDIMYSTRMGCHSSPESPVEEKPSGSFLAEVVLSVLLALVVVTLVAAGGWYWLKQRRLASRTPTESNRSQGFDNITFRDDKVIISPREGDES is encoded by the exons atggctgcaggcaggcaggcgATGCTGgccctcctggtgctgctgg CCAGAATCGTCCTCCCCACTGGATCCGTGGTCGtcaacagctgcagcagtgcggctgagcagctctgcaactTCGTCTGTGACTGCAGCGACTGCTCGGATGAGAACCAATGTG GGTACCTACGaggctcagcagtgctgggcacccCCTTCACCTGTGACTTCGAGGACAGTGACTGCGGCTGGCAGGATGTGGGCACCTCAATGTACAGATGGGTGCGGCGCCGGGCCAGCCTTGCCATGTGGGGCATGGGGCCTCATTCAGACCACACCATGGGCACTGACCTGG GTTGGTTCTTGGTGACCATGTCCCCCCCAGCAAAGACCGCGGCCACAGCCTGGCTCAGGTCACCGGAGATGCAGGAAGCAGCTGCCACATGTGAGATCAGAACCTGGTATCACCTCTCAGGGAGCTGTGAGAGCACCCAAG GGCTGAACCAGACAGAGCGGCCGGTGCTGCGCCTGGCTGTGGCACACAAGGATGAGGTGgtggagctgtggcagagccctgagcgCAGCAGTGAGGGCTGGCACCAGCTGGTTGCCTACCCCGGACGGATCATGGAGCAGTTCCAG CTCATCTTCTCTCTGACACAACCACCCACCTGCGGGGCAGAGGTGGCACTCGATGACATCATGTTCAAGAACTGTGGCTTACCAG CCACCGCAAGGAATGATGCGGCAGTGCTCACCATGTCCCTGTGGGACCACCCATCCGGTGACATGCGTCCCCTCACCTCAGAGGTCGGGCAGCAGGCCTGCGGGGCCCAGGAGAGCCGCTGCCACCGTGGATCCTGCCTGGCGCAGCGTCGTTTCTGCGACGGCACCGACGACTGCGGGGACAACTCGGACGAGGGCACGGCACAGTGCA AGAACTTCACCCGCTGCTCCTTTGACTATGATCTCTGTGGCTGGGAGACAGTGGCCAGGCCACCAGTGTGGGGCAGGAACACGAGCCTGAACCTGGGCACCTCCTACAGCATTCCCACTCGGGACCACAGCAACAACAGCAGGGCTG gttttttcctccatgtgAGCAGTGACCCCACTGCACAGGCTggtggcacagctcagctcagcagccccacCTTCCAAGCCACCAACTCCTGTTCT CTCATGCTGTACTGCCACCTCCATGGCTCAGCCACCAACAACCTCAGCATCTCCTATGTGACCAACTCTACCAAGCACCTGATGAGGGAAAGGACAGGAgacctgggcagctgctgggttCGGGAGAGAGTGGACTTCAGTGTGACCATTCCCTTCAAg ATGCTGATCGAGGGGGTGGCTGGCAGCGGGGGGACCGTGGCTATCGATGACCTGATCCTGTCTCAGGGCTGTGTGAAGGAGCAGG AGAAGCCTCTGGTCACACTGCCAAGCCAGGCACGTGCTGGCCTCTGCGCAGCAGACGAGGTGGCCTGTGACAGTGGGGACTGCATTGCCGCAGAGTTGGCCTGCGACTTCGCTGACACGTGCGCTGATGGCTCCGACGAGAAGCACTGTG GGACAACAACCTTCGAgtctggggctgggggctggcatGACGTCAGTGTGGGGCAGCTGCGCTGGGGTCTGCAGAAGGTCACTGAATCTGACATCTTCCTCACAG GGACTTTCCTGGCCCTCCAGATTGGAGAAGGACAGATGGTGGGTCCTGCGAAGGCACGATCACCTCTGCTGGGCCCCTCTGGCCCTGCCTGCACCATGGAGATGAGCTACCACATCCATAGTGACCCCCAAG GCTTCCTTGCCATCAGTGTCACAGATCACACCACTGGCACCACCCAGCTGGTCTGGCAGACGCAAGGTCGTGGCAGCACAACTGGGGGTCGTGTCCGTGTCCCTCTGGGAGAGAGAAGCCGGCCCTTTCAG gtggagctgctggcactggtggATCTCCAGGGCTCAGCGAGTGTCAGTGTTGACAACGTGACATTCGAGCAGTGCTACCTCGACGTGGCATCACCCACAGCTGCGG AGCTGTCCTGCAACTTTGAGAGAGGCATGTGTGGCTGGTACCAGGATCTGTCCAGTGACTTCAAATGGgtccacagcacagggcagggacagggctctgaCCACACTACTGGCTCGG GCTACTTCTTGTCCGTGGACTCCTCTGTGCCATGGAGCCATGGGCAGCGGGCCCAGCTCCTCACCTCCCACCAGGAGCCGGCTGCTGCCCCACGCTGTATCTCCTTCTGGTACCGCCTGGCGGGCCCACAAATTG GTACCCTGAACCTCAAGCTGTGgccagagggaggggaggaggtggTGCTGTGGACCCGCCGAGGAACCCAGGGCAGCATCTGGCACCGGGCATGGGCAACACTGCCCTCCACGGGCCAGCAGCGGTACCAG GTGGCATTCGAGATGCTGCATGACGGTTTCCTGGGGGACGTGGGGCTGGACGACATTACGCAGACAGCAGGACCCTGTGGGgccaagctctcctgctcctttgAGGTGGAGGGCTGTGGGCTGGCAGCCAGCGGAAAGGGCACTTGGCAGCGACAGAGCAATGGCACCGGCGCCACCGCTGGCCCTGTGGCCGACCACACCACCGGCACTGCTGCAG gccaTTATATGGTGGTGAACACGGGCAGggtctccctgcctgcagggcacactgctgcccTCACGTCCCAGCCCTACCAGCCCTCCATGTCTGCCCAGTGCCTGGCCTTCTGGTACCAGCTGAGCGCTGGGACCCCAG gctCCCTCAGGGTGTTcgtggagcagagcagggtgaggaggAAGGTTCTGAGCATGAGCACCATGGAAGGGAGCAACTGGCACCGCAGCCATGTCACCGTCCAGCCTGATGGTGACTGGCAG GTGGTGTTTgaggcagtgggagctgggggcGATCACGGATACATCGCACTGGATGACCTGCACGTGTCGGAGGGAGCCTGCCCCAagccag CATCTTGTGACTTCGAGCAGGACACTTGTGGTTGGAGCAGCCCCTCGGACCCCCGCTTGCACAGCTTTGCCTGGGGCTGGAAGAGTGGGATCACCCTGGCCAAGTACCCTGGCCCTGAGCAGGATCACACCCTGGGTACAAGGAACG gtcACTACATGCACTTCGACACTAGCGTGCTGGGTGCCAGGGGCACCAGTGCCCTGCTGGAGAGCCCACCCCTGCCCGCAGCCACCGACTCCTGCCTGCGCTTCTGGTACCACATGGACATCCCGGAGCACCTCT CCAGTGGGGAGCTGCGGGTGACGCTGCTCAGCACGGCAGGGCAGCGGACGGTGTGGAGCGTGGCGGGGCACcgcagccagggctggcagggcgCCGTGGTGCTGGTGCAGAGCCCCAGTGAGTTCCAG ATCAGCTTTGAGATCACCACACGGAGGTGGCCGATGGAGGGGACAGTGGCACTGGATGACATCATGTACAGCACCAGGATGGGCTGCCATTCCAGCCCAGAGAGTCCAGTGGAAG AGAAGCCCTCCGGCAGTTTCCTGGCGGAGGTGGTGCTCAGTGTGCTCTTGGCCCTCGTCGTAGTGACgctggtggctgctgggggctggtACTGGCTGAAACAGCGAAGGCTGGCGAGCAGGACACCGACAGAGAGCAACAGGTCCCAGGGCTTCGACAACATCACCTTCCGAGAT
- the MAMDC4 gene encoding apical endosomal glycoprotein isoform X2 — protein sequence MVGGGSVRDVECQDSDVVGHHPGENATESSVPAPAGSQTEVPRRMSPAGHACPPSPAVGTVPSSLWVFSPIVSLIARIVLPTGSVVVNSCSSAAEQLCNFVCDCSDCSDENQCGYLRGSAVLGTPFTCDFEDSDCGWQDVGTSMYRWVRRRASLAMWGMGPHSDHTMGTDLGWFLVTMSPPAKTAATAWLRSPEMQEAAATCEIRTWYHLSGSCESTQGLNQTERPVLRLAVAHKDEVVELWQSPERSSEGWHQLVAYPGRIMEQFQLIFSLTQPPTCGAEVALDDIMFKNCGLPEVGQQACGAQESRCHRGSCLAQRRFCDGTDDCGDNSDEGTAQCKNFTRCSFDYDLCGWETVARPPVWGRNTSLNLGTSYSIPTRDHSNNSRAGFFLHVSSDPTAQAGGTAQLSSPTFQATNSCSLMLYCHLHGSATNNLSISYVTNSTKHLMRERTGDLGSCWVRERVDFSVTIPFKMLIEGVAGSGGTVAIDDLILSQGCVKEQEKPLVTLPSQARAGLCAADEVACDSGDCIAAELACDFADTCADGSDEKHCGTTTFESGAGGWHDVSVGQLRWGLQKVTESDIFLTGTFLALQIGEGQMVGPAKARSPLLGPSGPACTMEMSYHIHSDPQGFLAISVTDHTTGTTQLVWQTQGRGSTTGGRVRVPLGERSRPFQVELLALVDLQGSASVSVDNVTFEQCYLDVASPTAAELSCNFERGMCGWYQDLSSDFKWVHSTGQGQGSDHTTGSGYFLSVDSSVPWSHGQRAQLLTSHQEPAAAPRCISFWYRLAGPQIGTLNLKLWPEGGEEVVLWTRRGTQGSIWHRAWATLPSTGQQRYQVAFEMLHDGFLGDVGLDDITQTAGPCGAKLSCSFEVEGCGLAASGKGTWQRQSNGTGATAGPVADHTTGTAAGHYMVVNTGRVSLPAGHTAALTSQPYQPSMSAQCLAFWYQLSAGTPGSLRVFVEQSRVRRKVLSMSTMEGSNWHRSHVTVQPDGDWQVVFEAVGAGGDHGYIALDDLHVSEGACPKPASCDFEQDTCGWSSPSDPRLHSFAWGWKSGITLAKYPGPEQDHTLGTRNGHYMHFDTSVLGARGTSALLESPPLPAATDSCLRFWYHMDIPEHLSSGELRVTLLSTAGQRTVWSVAGHRSQGWQGAVVLVQSPSEFQISFEITTRRWPMEGTVALDDIMYSTRMGCHSSPESPVEEKPSGSFLAEVVLSVLLALVVVTLVAAGGWYWLKQRRLASRTPTESNRSQGFDNITFRDDKVIISPREGDES from the exons ATGGTGGGAGGTGGCAGTGTGAGAGATGTGGAGTGCCAAGACAGTGACGTGGTGGGGCATCATCCAGGGGAAAATGCCACTGAGAGCTCAGTACCTGCCCCAGCAGGGTCCCAAACTGAGGTGCCGAGGCGAATGTCACCTGCAGGTCACGCATGCCCTCCGTCACCTGCTGTGGGCACCGTGCCTAGTTCCCTGTGGGTTTTCAGCCCCATTGTCTCTCTCATAGCCAGAATCGTCCTCCCCACTGGATCCGTGGTCGtcaacagctgcagcagtgcggctgagcagctctgcaactTCGTCTGTGACTGCAGCGACTGCTCGGATGAGAACCAATGTG GGTACCTACGaggctcagcagtgctgggcacccCCTTCACCTGTGACTTCGAGGACAGTGACTGCGGCTGGCAGGATGTGGGCACCTCAATGTACAGATGGGTGCGGCGCCGGGCCAGCCTTGCCATGTGGGGCATGGGGCCTCATTCAGACCACACCATGGGCACTGACCTGG GTTGGTTCTTGGTGACCATGTCCCCCCCAGCAAAGACCGCGGCCACAGCCTGGCTCAGGTCACCGGAGATGCAGGAAGCAGCTGCCACATGTGAGATCAGAACCTGGTATCACCTCTCAGGGAGCTGTGAGAGCACCCAAG GGCTGAACCAGACAGAGCGGCCGGTGCTGCGCCTGGCTGTGGCACACAAGGATGAGGTGgtggagctgtggcagagccctgagcgCAGCAGTGAGGGCTGGCACCAGCTGGTTGCCTACCCCGGACGGATCATGGAGCAGTTCCAG CTCATCTTCTCTCTGACACAACCACCCACCTGCGGGGCAGAGGTGGCACTCGATGACATCATGTTCAAGAACTGTGGCTTACCAG AGGTCGGGCAGCAGGCCTGCGGGGCCCAGGAGAGCCGCTGCCACCGTGGATCCTGCCTGGCGCAGCGTCGTTTCTGCGACGGCACCGACGACTGCGGGGACAACTCGGACGAGGGCACGGCACAGTGCA AGAACTTCACCCGCTGCTCCTTTGACTATGATCTCTGTGGCTGGGAGACAGTGGCCAGGCCACCAGTGTGGGGCAGGAACACGAGCCTGAACCTGGGCACCTCCTACAGCATTCCCACTCGGGACCACAGCAACAACAGCAGGGCTG gttttttcctccatgtgAGCAGTGACCCCACTGCACAGGCTggtggcacagctcagctcagcagccccacCTTCCAAGCCACCAACTCCTGTTCT CTCATGCTGTACTGCCACCTCCATGGCTCAGCCACCAACAACCTCAGCATCTCCTATGTGACCAACTCTACCAAGCACCTGATGAGGGAAAGGACAGGAgacctgggcagctgctgggttCGGGAGAGAGTGGACTTCAGTGTGACCATTCCCTTCAAg ATGCTGATCGAGGGGGTGGCTGGCAGCGGGGGGACCGTGGCTATCGATGACCTGATCCTGTCTCAGGGCTGTGTGAAGGAGCAGG AGAAGCCTCTGGTCACACTGCCAAGCCAGGCACGTGCTGGCCTCTGCGCAGCAGACGAGGTGGCCTGTGACAGTGGGGACTGCATTGCCGCAGAGTTGGCCTGCGACTTCGCTGACACGTGCGCTGATGGCTCCGACGAGAAGCACTGTG GGACAACAACCTTCGAgtctggggctgggggctggcatGACGTCAGTGTGGGGCAGCTGCGCTGGGGTCTGCAGAAGGTCACTGAATCTGACATCTTCCTCACAG GGACTTTCCTGGCCCTCCAGATTGGAGAAGGACAGATGGTGGGTCCTGCGAAGGCACGATCACCTCTGCTGGGCCCCTCTGGCCCTGCCTGCACCATGGAGATGAGCTACCACATCCATAGTGACCCCCAAG GCTTCCTTGCCATCAGTGTCACAGATCACACCACTGGCACCACCCAGCTGGTCTGGCAGACGCAAGGTCGTGGCAGCACAACTGGGGGTCGTGTCCGTGTCCCTCTGGGAGAGAGAAGCCGGCCCTTTCAG gtggagctgctggcactggtggATCTCCAGGGCTCAGCGAGTGTCAGTGTTGACAACGTGACATTCGAGCAGTGCTACCTCGACGTGGCATCACCCACAGCTGCGG AGCTGTCCTGCAACTTTGAGAGAGGCATGTGTGGCTGGTACCAGGATCTGTCCAGTGACTTCAAATGGgtccacagcacagggcagggacagggctctgaCCACACTACTGGCTCGG GCTACTTCTTGTCCGTGGACTCCTCTGTGCCATGGAGCCATGGGCAGCGGGCCCAGCTCCTCACCTCCCACCAGGAGCCGGCTGCTGCCCCACGCTGTATCTCCTTCTGGTACCGCCTGGCGGGCCCACAAATTG GTACCCTGAACCTCAAGCTGTGgccagagggaggggaggaggtggTGCTGTGGACCCGCCGAGGAACCCAGGGCAGCATCTGGCACCGGGCATGGGCAACACTGCCCTCCACGGGCCAGCAGCGGTACCAG GTGGCATTCGAGATGCTGCATGACGGTTTCCTGGGGGACGTGGGGCTGGACGACATTACGCAGACAGCAGGACCCTGTGGGgccaagctctcctgctcctttgAGGTGGAGGGCTGTGGGCTGGCAGCCAGCGGAAAGGGCACTTGGCAGCGACAGAGCAATGGCACCGGCGCCACCGCTGGCCCTGTGGCCGACCACACCACCGGCACTGCTGCAG gccaTTATATGGTGGTGAACACGGGCAGggtctccctgcctgcagggcacactgctgcccTCACGTCCCAGCCCTACCAGCCCTCCATGTCTGCCCAGTGCCTGGCCTTCTGGTACCAGCTGAGCGCTGGGACCCCAG gctCCCTCAGGGTGTTcgtggagcagagcagggtgaggaggAAGGTTCTGAGCATGAGCACCATGGAAGGGAGCAACTGGCACCGCAGCCATGTCACCGTCCAGCCTGATGGTGACTGGCAG GTGGTGTTTgaggcagtgggagctgggggcGATCACGGATACATCGCACTGGATGACCTGCACGTGTCGGAGGGAGCCTGCCCCAagccag CATCTTGTGACTTCGAGCAGGACACTTGTGGTTGGAGCAGCCCCTCGGACCCCCGCTTGCACAGCTTTGCCTGGGGCTGGAAGAGTGGGATCACCCTGGCCAAGTACCCTGGCCCTGAGCAGGATCACACCCTGGGTACAAGGAACG gtcACTACATGCACTTCGACACTAGCGTGCTGGGTGCCAGGGGCACCAGTGCCCTGCTGGAGAGCCCACCCCTGCCCGCAGCCACCGACTCCTGCCTGCGCTTCTGGTACCACATGGACATCCCGGAGCACCTCT CCAGTGGGGAGCTGCGGGTGACGCTGCTCAGCACGGCAGGGCAGCGGACGGTGTGGAGCGTGGCGGGGCACcgcagccagggctggcagggcgCCGTGGTGCTGGTGCAGAGCCCCAGTGAGTTCCAG ATCAGCTTTGAGATCACCACACGGAGGTGGCCGATGGAGGGGACAGTGGCACTGGATGACATCATGTACAGCACCAGGATGGGCTGCCATTCCAGCCCAGAGAGTCCAGTGGAAG AGAAGCCCTCCGGCAGTTTCCTGGCGGAGGTGGTGCTCAGTGTGCTCTTGGCCCTCGTCGTAGTGACgctggtggctgctgggggctggtACTGGCTGAAACAGCGAAGGCTGGCGAGCAGGACACCGACAGAGAGCAACAGGTCCCAGGGCTTCGACAACATCACCTTCCGAGAT